The genomic window GGGGACGAACCCGTCGACGGGAACCAGCCCGATCGCCTCCAGGCCCAGGCCCCGTGTGCCGGGGGCCCTCCCCGCCGCCACCAGCACCCGGTCGAACTCCCTCTCGTCCTCCCCTCCCCCGGAGACGCCCAGGACCGCCTTCGCCAAGCCGACGCCCGGCGCCGCCGAGAGGAGCGCGCGGCCGCAAAGGACCTCGATCCCGTTCCCGTCCATCCCCCGGGCCAGGGCCCGGGAAACGTCGGCGTCCTCCCCGGGCAGGATCCGATCCGCGGCCTCGGCCACGACCACCCGGGACCCGAGGGCGGCGTAGAGGGATGCGAACTCGCAGCCGATGTAGCCGCCCCCCGCCACCAGAAGACGGGGGATGGAGGGGAACCGTTCCAGGAGGGCGTCGCTGTCGAGAACGGTTTCCCCGTCCGTCGGGACCCCGGGGAGCTGCGCCGGAGCCGAACCGGCGGCGATGACGACGGCGGCGGCCGCGATGACCGTATCCCCCTGCCCCTCCCGGACGATCCGGAGCCGGCCCGGCTCCGCGAACTCGGCCCGGCCGAAGATCGTTTCCACTCCCGCCGTCTCCAGGGAGCGGGCAAGGCCGGCGCGCAGCCGGTCGACCACGGCCCGGGCCCCGGCGGCCATCCGCGCGGGGTCGGCCGACACCGGGCCGCCGGCCAGACCGAACCGCTCGGCCCGCTCCCAGCCGTGCAG from bacterium includes these protein-coding regions:
- a CDS encoding NAD(P)/FAD-dependent oxidoreductase, translating into MKSYDCAVIGGGPGGCRAARLLAARGKSVCLIEARLLGGTCLNRGCIPVKFLLESARLLHGWERAERFGLAGGPVSADPARMAAGARAVVDRLRAGLARSLETAGVETIFGRAEFAEPGRLRIVREGQGDTVIAAAAVVIAAGSAPAQLPGVPTDGETVLDSDALLERFPSIPRLLVAGGGYIGCEFASLYAALGSRVVVAEAADRILPGEDADVSRALARGMDGNGIEVLCGRALLSAAPGVGLAKAVLGVSGGGEDEREFDRVLVAAGRAPGTRGLGLEAIGLVPVDGFVPVDGRMETAVAGVFAVGDVVPSPMLAHVAEAEATAAAAAVAGGAASAPDYNLVPRTVFSFPEVGAVGLTEAAAEAAGIETGVRKRYFKANAKAVIAGEEDGFAKLVFDRASGKLLGAAVVGAGATESIQTVVPALAAGMTKAAFGNVIRAHPTLAEVWG